A stretch of DNA from Pongo pygmaeus isolate AG05252 chromosome 3, NHGRI_mPonPyg2-v2.0_pri, whole genome shotgun sequence:
TTGTGGATTAGGTAATGAATTTCATTAACCATTGCATCTTTGAAGCTTAGCACAGAGATTATACTTAGTAATGTAAGTATATTGGTGGAACAAACAAAACTCATAAAACATTTTGGGTTCAGCCTATTGACTTCATTGTATCGGTACAATTTTTCTCCAGGTTGGGGATAGCTGGAGAGAAATTGAGAAATCATGAAGGATGTTGATGCTTTTTAAAGAGTGTGGATGTATCCTATAGGCAACTGGGCTAGGAGAAGCTTTTAAGCAGGAAAGTTGTAGGAACAACTTTGTTTATTAGGAAGAAAATAGAATTGGAGGGGAAAGAGATCAAAAGCCAGAAAATGTTGGGAGATCATTGCCTGGGTGAGCGATGATGTTGGGTTTTTGTGACAGcaaaaatggagaggaagggcTGAATTCTGAGAGTTTTTAAGCCTATCAAGATGCAGTGACGATGAGATGAGGGAggaaagatgaagaaagtgaaaatgaGAACAACAGGGTTTGTTATGAGGCTTGTGGGCAATAACGTATGTGACAGCAATCTATAAACTCAAAATATTGCACACAGTTGgttgtttttattatctttttctaGTTGCTCTGAGTTTAGATTGAGAAGGTGGCTGTACTTTTGGAGACGTGTTCATATCTAAGGAAGATATCAAATTTCGGATTAGGTTTTTATTTCGGAGACTTTTCAAGGAACATGAAAAGATTATCTGCGCAGACAGGCCGAGTGACGGAAAGAACTCAGTCCAGCTCTACCCCAGGAAACACCTTCTGATCTCCATGAGCTTTTGAGGAAGCCCGGAGCCGCAGAGCCCCACCCACTTCCTTCCAGACCACGCTATCCTTCCTCACACCCACCTCCTCCGTAGCCAATCACCGCTCAGTTCAACGTCATCATCGAGCGCCATCAGGGAGCGTGTCAGAGTCCGGACCACGTGAACTGTGTAGACTGTCAAAGTCTCCGGGAGCCCAATTTCCGGAAGCGGTGAGTTCTGAAAGAAGTTCCTGCACCGTAGTTCCCCAAGTCTGCGAATCCCCAGCCATGAGCGCCTCGGGCGTAGTGTCCTTTACCCAGCAAGGATGGGAGCAGGTGCTGGCCAAAGTGAAACGGGCTGTGGTTTACCTGGACACCGCCTGCGCCGAAAGCCTGCACTGGGGCTGCGGATCCACCTGTCTCCTGGAGGCGGTGGGGGGTCCTGACTGTCACCTGCGAGAGTTCGAGGCCGACGCAGTTGGTGGGGGAGCCAAGCAGCCCAAGGCGGTGTTTGTGCTGAGCTGCCTGCTGAAAGGCCGGAACGTGGAGATCCTACGGGACATCATCTGCCGCAGTCACTTCCAGTATTGTGTGGTGGTCACAACCGTGAGCCACGCTGTCCACCTCACAGCTAATCATGTCCCAGCAGCGGCAGCGGCCGAGATGGAGGGGCAGCAGCCGGTGTTCGAGCAGCTCGAGGAGAAGCTGTGTGAATGGATGGGCAACATGAACTACACGGCCGAGGTGTTCCATGTCCCATTGTTGCTTGCCCCTGTTGCTCCCCACTTTGCCTTAACTCCAGCCTTTGCATCCCTTTTCCCACTGCTACCCCAGGATGTGCACCTCCTTAATAGCGCCCGACCGGACAAGAGGAAGCTGGGAAGCCTGGGTGATGTGGACGCCACTGCCCTAACCCCAGAGCTGCTGCTGCAGATCAGATGCCTAGTGTCAGGCCTCAGTTCTCTGTGTGAACATTTAGGAGTACGGGAGGAGTGTTTTGCTGTAGGTTCCTTAAGTCGGGTCATCGCTGCGGATCTGGCCAATTATACCCCTGCAAAGAACAGGAAGAAGACTGCTGCAGGCAGGGCATCCGTGGTTTTTGTGGACAGAACCCTGGATCTCACAGGTAAGTGCATTGCTCTGGAGTTCTTCCTTACCATTCCCCACATTGCTGGGACTTTCATTGATTCAGCATATATTTTATTGAccttttattatatatatcaGATTGAGGATACAAAGATGAACTAGATGGACACGGTCTCTAATCTCACAGAGTTTATTGTCTAAAGTGGAATACAGACAGGTGAATTAGCAATTACAATAACATTTGTTAAATGCTGTAATGGGTAGAAATATCATAAATGCCCATTGCCTTGTTAAACAACAACTTTAGCCCAAGATTATGCTGACATGGAGGAAAACTGTGCACctgggaaattttatttttagaaatttacgAATGCCAGTATTCACAACAGTCCTTCATAAGAAGACTCTGGTTTGTTGGAGAAGTGTTAATAGATGACCCAGTGGAGGGAAAACTACTgtataagaaaacataaaattatcacAGACAATTGAGGTTTAGGAAATGAATGTTCAAAAGTGAGGCTGAACTTAAATGTTACTAGTAAATGAGATGAAATAgaattgtagaaaatattttcaaatgtttattgatttatttttagctCTCATTGTATTAAAGATTAAGTAAATAATCTCAAATTGTAATAATGTATTATTtacacaaaagaaacaaatgtaaTCCTTAAAGCAGATGAAGAAAAGACACTTTCTGATGTTTGATATGTTATTTTCAAAGGTCAACTTTATTGTTCTCTAATTAGGTTGTTTAATACTGTTAGTAATATAGCCTAGCCACTTCCAAGTCCAGGGAGAATAATCGGAAAACTGACATTGGTAGGCATTCCCTTTAATCGGtcagaaaaaaagttgaattaagttataaaaaacaaaataggtaTATTTGAGTTTTTAATCTTAATAAGATTaattttcagacaaaaaaatggaaagtaggCTAAATGGTAATACTGAGATGTAAACTTAATTATGTGACTGGAAAAACCAGATGTCCAGTCTGTGatttaaatatataagtaataaCTGTAGCATCACAGAGTCCATAGGGGATTAAAAGATAAAACCTGATAAGTAGATGCTCGTTGAGTTTTTTTGTGGATGCTATATATTACTGTTACTTCTATTTCTTTATGCCAAAAATGTAACAAAGTTGTTTCATAATCAACTGGGAAGTTCACATAATTTTGTACCCTCCCCTAAGACTTCTGTTAGGCAAAACTTAATGTCCCACTGTCCAGCATCTTAGTAACAGCTCTTTACATCTTCAGTAGCTAATGctttttttaaacatacagaaTAAATACGGTGAGCATACAGAATAAATAAGGTGAGCATAACTTCTGCCCTCTAAAAGTTTACAATATAATGTAGTCAAGTATCAATATAACATAGTCAAGTATGATTtagagcctggcacagtggctcatgcctgtaatcccagcactttgggaggctgaggggggcagactgcttgagctcaggagtttgagatcaacctgggcaacacagcaaaactcaatctctacagaaaatttaaaaattaaataaaaaatgaaaaaactagccaggcatggtgacctgtagtcccagccactcaggaggctgaggtggaggataagttgagcccagaaggcagaggttgcagtgaaccaccatcacatcattgcactccaacctgggtgacagagtcagattctgtctcaaaaaagaaaaaaaaaaggaagaaagaatgatttacaaaataaagacacATAGAAAGACAAAGTTGCCATTTGGCAGCAATCATTATATAGGTTCTCCCTTATCAAGTGTCCAGATCTCCTTCCCCATACTCACCTTTCTCACTTCTGATATCACTGAGAAAATACAAGCCactaaaaaaatctgtattttcccATCACCAAATCTACCACCCTTTCTACATCTGTACCCatgtcttttccttccttcatatTGAAAAGAAATATACTGTCCCTGCCACTATCTAATGCTAACTTTTTCACCTATGTAGACTAAATCCTCTCTTTTCACTTCTGTCATAGATTTACTGTTTTTCAAATACCCTCTCCCTTTCTTAGatcatcattttttccttttccctgtaTTTTCCCCCAGGGAACATCTTCTGTCTTCACCTCTAATGCtcttccaacttcaattccattttttttttttgctttattttatagcAAACTTGAAAGAGTTGTCTATACTTGTTGTCTCCACAAACATCTGCTCCAATTTTCTCTTGACTccaattacagttttattttccaaTACTTCCCAGAAACTTCCTTTGTTTTATTACCACATTAATTCTACTGAACTTCAAAGCAGCATTTGACACAGTAAAGcatgcaaataattaaaaaacaattaaagaaGTATGAAACCTATACAGACAAGCAACCACTTAGGCCAGCTTCTTATATAATACCTCAAAGCATAACTATGACATATCATTTACTTGCTCAGTATTCCAGTGGCCTCTGATCATACCTCCTGTCAAGTTCTTTACTGTTGTTTTCAAGGCCATACATGATCTCCCCTCTTACAACATTGGCTGCCTTGCCATTGTGAGACATGCTAAGCATGttccagcctcagggcctttgcgtTTCCTCTGCAGCTCTGCTTGGGATGTTCTTTGAGGTATCCACATGGCTTTCTCCCCCACATCATTCCtgctcctcagagaggccttcctcaGTGAACTTCTTTGACACTCTCTTACCCCTTACCTGGCTTTATTTGTCGTAGCCTTTACTATTCCCTGACACTACTAATTGATCACTTATTACCTGTCTCCTCTCACTTGAATGGAAGTTCTTGAAGGGAGGGactctgttttgtttactgtttatTAACCAGCAAGAGTACCTTCAAAACAGTAGGTattcaatatacatttattgaatgaatggataaatgagtgGATTAAAGGTTGTAGATACCAGACATTAATTGAAGTTAACacacttattttttctaattgaaaatgtttctgagattctTGAATCATATCATTAGTGATACACAAATGCAGAAAAAATGATGCACACTTTTCTGAATAGTCTCAGATTTGGCAGCTTGGGCTCACAGCAaaacttaagaaagaaaataatgatattagctagtcatatttatatgaatattttatagataaaaaccACTTcttactgggtgtggtggctcatgcctgtaattccaggctgaggctggtgaatcactggagcctaggagttcaagaacagcctgggcaacagagtaagaccctgtctctacaaaaaatacaaaaattagccgggtatagtggctcatgcctgtggtctcagttacttgtgaggctgaggtgtgcagattgcttgaacctgggagtttgaagctgcagtaagctgtgatcgtgccattgcactccagtctgggtgacagagcgagaccttgtctcgaataaataaataaaaataaaaatcccactTTTACATTACCTTATTTGATCTCAACAAATTGAGTTAAGTGTTCTTTATCATTTTAAGAATTAAGATATTGAGGCTCAAAAGTTGTTCCTTACTAAAAAAAGCATAAGAGTtagttagccagatgtgatggtatTGTGTCACATTTGACATTTAATTCTGTAAATGTCAAAGTTcagcatcttttgttttttgaattgtCAAAGAGAGAGTTAGTTTTGTATTGTTAATGTAAAGTCCTTACTTTCTTTACATTTGTTAAGAATCCTTCTGCTAGTAGGTGGTCTTCCAGGGTGAAAGGTTAAGTTAGTGAAGGTACTCAGTAGCAGGTTTGTGTGGGAGGGGGCATTTAGGTACATGAGATCAGTGAAACAATATTTAATGTTGAAAGGGGCATTGCTCAAAGGGAACAAATAGAAGATTTCTCTGGGTAGATTCAAGGCAACATgtaaaaagagtaagaaaaattCAGCCACTCTGTCAAGAGCCTGAGAGGAACCATGAAAATATTAGTCTCAATGGGACGCTATGGGCATTCTAACACAAGATACGATGATAAAGCAATGAGATTGAACCCCTAAAAGTTACTTGAGGTATTtctcaaatacattaaaaattataaagactCTGCTTCCTTCTTACCTTCTTGAATAATTCAATTCAAAAACATTTAGGTAGGGCTCAGTGAGGTAGGTGTCTGGCAGGGAGGAAGACCTTGGCTGGGCCCTGGGTGTTGGATCCCAAGTGGGGTGAGATCTCCTGAGTAGGGTGAGGTCACCTGCTTAGTAGTGGTAGGTGACAGCAGCAATGGCCTGGTAGGGTGATAAAGCAAGAATGGCCAGGGCCCAGTGTATTTGCCTATCTACTGGTTTATGGAACCAAGTTTTGATTTGTGGTCCTCTCTGAAACCAATCAGCTTTGTGCACAGGATACTCAAGAAGTGTCCACGATCTACatcccatttaaaaattatcaccTGCTCACTTTTAGAAGGATTAAAATTACTGCTAGATGGTGGAGGGTAGACTTTGGAAGATAGATTTTAATCAGGACTAGTTTGTTACTGTGATCCTAATAACTGATAAATTGATGTCTTTTTAATAGATACCTTTTGGATAATCATCCAGATTATCTTCCAGATGATCAGCTTAAAATCTCATTTGATTCAAAGATGTTTCCACATAGTGTTACGTCCCATATTAGTAATATACAGGATTGACTTTCAGTGGGTACATAGCTGTATTGTAAAACCTTTTGTTTAAATGTTGAAGTACTTCTGTATTAGTGAGTAAAAATAACCCCTCTACTTATTAAGACCACAAGTCACCAAATATTGTTGTCCAGTGGAGGCAATAGATAGGGCCTAGAAGCATGCTAGTGTGGATGCAGCTGGCCCCCTAGGGGCactgagggaactgaggcagTGGAGGTCATGGTGGCTCCACGGTAATAGTGAATGAGAAAAGGCAGCACTTGCCCACTGCTTCAGAGTGGCCCCACATTGAATGAGGTAGTAGGGTAGATGATGTTAGTGGCATTATTGTTGGCAAGGGTGCTCCTGGCCCTGGCATTCTGGAGAACACATGGTCATGATGCTCACATTTTTAGTGGATTTGCCCTTCTGGACACAGCAAGCTTAGGGAGCTGGGAAGCTCATGACTATCAGCTTAATGGAGTAGTTGTTACAAGAGTTTGGTGAGGTTTCCTACATCAAATTGTGGCTTAGATTGAGGCATTGTTTAGCCAGTGACAGCTGAAGCAAACAAAAGATTATACCAACAACTTCTAAAAATCAGAAGggtttcactttttattttttgtaaagacagggattTCACtttgttcccaggctggtctcaaatacctggcttcaagcaatcctcctgacttggcatcccaaagtgctgggattacagtcctgagAGGTGATTTGAAAATTATTAGAATGACTTAAATGATTTGAATTTCAATTTAAGAGACTTGACAGCCATTTTAATGTAGAgaccaaaaggaaataacatttttcAGTCTTTGATTTAGatgttaatttatatattaatttatgttaTTAGACGCTAAATATTTTGGATGCTAGCCTTGATAATTTACTGttagaaaatttatatatttatttttttcttagatgtgAAATTGGCAGTATCAAAAATAACCTCAAATAATTCATAAGTACTTGACATTGTTAACATCATGTTTACAATGTAGAcaagtttctttttcatcttttggtTATCATCTTTGCTGAAAGTAGTATTTCTTTGtctaaatgtacttttttttttaacaaatatttattgagtgcctattttGTGCTAAGCACTGTTCCAGGTAATAGGGAAACAGTGGTAAACAAGATAGGCAAGTTCCTTTCTCTCCTGGTTATCCAGTTGATAAGCACTCAGGGCTTAAATATAAAAAGTTGTAATTGTTTGAGAAGTAAATGGCCACTGATGCCCATCTCTTTCATTCTGACTTACTTTGACCATGTCCAGAGTACCCAGGGTTTGGACACCTAAGGGTCGGGCATGTTTGCATAGACGATTTAAGTCAGCGTTCTGTGGGCTATTCTGGCTTCTGATTTGTTTCCAGggacaattaaaaaaagagactTGATTCATGAATTCCTAAAATATTTGAGTTTGGTTTCCTTTCATGTTCTGGCTCTTGAGATTGGCTAGAGTGTTTTGCTAATAGTTTTCAAGTTCAAAATTAAAAGGTAGGAGATGGTGGCAATGCTGGGAATTAAATTTACTCTCTTAGTTCAATTCTGAATTTTAGCTtcatgtaaactttttttttttttcctgagacagcgtctcactgtgttgcaggctggagtgcaatggcaccatctcggctcactgcaaccttcgcctcccaggttcaaataattcttgtgcttcagcctcccaagtagctggaattacaggcaggaaagccaccaccgcgcccagctaatttttgtgtttttttgttttgttttgttttttagtagagatagagtttcaccatgttggccaggctggtcttgatctcctgacctcaagtgatctgcccacctcagccttccaaagttttgGCATTACAGGCAGCTTCATgcaaacttttaaattaaaatcctTTTGATTAAATATTAACTCTCATTCCAGTGGATGGTTCTTACTCCTGGGATTATGATACACTGAAGTGTTTATATTTGCTTTAAGGTGTGATTGTATATTACTTGTCAAAGTATTGAAATTTGAGTCCACTAGTAATGGCTAACATTTGAAAATGAACTGTTTATCTCAGCACTCTGCATGTGTAAATtcctttaattttcacaataattttTGAGATAAGTattataattatccccattttacggatgaaactgaaacacagaggagttaaataacttgcctcaGATTACACATGtgttaagtggcagagctaggatttgaaccttgGCAGTTTGCTCCAGTGACTACTCTTATGTGTGGGTGTgggaaaagtttgagaactgtTGTCCTGCACAGTAGAGATGATCATTATATGGTGTGTCCAGAAGTTAGCAGCTTCAGAGACTAAACATATTTGGACTCCAGTGCTGCTTTAGTGCTCAGAAAagtgtctgattttttttctccccgaTCTGCTTTTCCAAAACATGGAAACTAACTAACTTATATCTTTATTTCAGGATTCAGAagatactatttaaaataaataggtaTGAGACACAGCTGGGAAGCCAACTAGATTTTTGGTGTTAGATCCATGCCAGGATAACTTCACATCCTGGCTTAGTGACTTTTTTTGTGCTATTTGACCCTCATTGAGCTGTTgaggttttctcatttgtaaagagGGAAAAATATCCACCTATTTTTGTATTCTAATCTGTGGGAAGAATAtgaaataattccttttttttttttttgagacagagtcttgcactgttgcccaggctggtgtgcagtggctcaatctcagctcactgcaacctccgcctcttgggttcaagcgattcttgtgcctcagcctcctgagtggctgggattacaggcacataccactacacctggctaatttatatatatatattttttagtagagatggggctttaccatgttggccagactggtctagaactcctgacctcaagtgaccctcccacctcagcctcccaaagtgctgagattacaggcatcagccactgagcctggcctgaaATAATTCCTTCATTCAGAAATACATATTATCTATTACTCAAGGAATAGGGGAAATAGTGCTAAAAATATCCAAATCCTTCCAGTTAGGAAGTTTAAATTTTGGTTGGGAATGAAGACAGtaaacaaattactaatatcagtgTAATAATATGGGCTATTAATATTAATGAAGGTAGGTGTGgtggtttaaaaatatatctacaaacccatctctactaaaaaatacaaaaaattagccgggtgtggtggcgggtgcctgtagtcccagctactccggacgctgaggcaggagaatggcgtgaaccaggaggtggagcttgcagtgagccgagatcgcgccattgcactccaggctgggtgagagctagactccgtctcaaaaaaaaaaaaaaaaaaaaaaaaaaaagtgtctacaagctgggtgtggtggctcacacctgtaacccccgcactttgggaggccaaagtggtggatcacttgagcccagaagtttgagaccagccttggcaatatggtgaaaccccatctctacaaaaaatacaaaaaattagctgggcatggtgttgcatgctgTAGtgccagctcttcaggaggctgaggtggcaggatcacctgagtctgggaaatctaggctgcactgagccatgattgagccactgcactcctgcctgggcaacagagcaagaccttgtctctctctctatatatatgtctaCAAATTCTTTGATACCTCTTCCTTCAAGACATACAGTTTAAattcccctccccttgagtgtgggctaGGTTTAGTGACTCACTTATCCGCTTCTCCCTAAAATAGCATATGGCAGAAATGCAGGAGTGTAATTTTCAACACCAGGTCCTAAAAGGCATTGCGTCTTTTTccttgctttgttcttttggatcACTGGCTCTGAGGGAAGTTAGCTACCATGTCATGAAGATACTCAAGAAGCCCTATGGGAGGCCCATGTAGTGAGGAAATGGGATTCCTTCCAACAACcaatgaggaactgaggcctcctgtcAATAGTTTTGTGAGTGAGCCATCTGAGAAATGGATCCTCCAGCCCAGTCAAGcattcagatgactgcagccccagctgacatATTGACTGCAATTTTATGAGAGTCTCTGAGTCAGACCCAGTTAAGCCACTCTGAATTCCTGGATGCATAGAAACAGTTGAGATTAATACATGTGGTTTTAAGACAGTAAGTTTTGAGAGGATGTGACATTTGAGGAGAGgatgtgacatttgagcagaggctgaaagaagggaggaagcatGCCATGTGGCTACCTAATGATAGGACATATAAGACCCAGGGAATGGCAAGTGCAGTGGGCCTAAGGTGGGAGCATGTGTGTCATGCTTGAGGACCAGTAGGAGGCCAGTTTGGCTAAAGTGTTGTGAGCAAGAGGGAACACTGATAGGAGATCAGTTGGAGGGGTAGGTAGAGGGAATGCTTTGTAGGTTAAAATAAGGATTTAGAATAATAGCCAAAGTATAATGGGAATCAGTTGGAGAGTTTTGAGCTGTGATGTGATATGATCAAATGTATGTTATATAGGATCATTTATGTAAAGAGTATGGGGATTGAGGTAGATCCTCAATATATGGTAGCTACTGTTACTAAAGAGATTACGAGAGCTTATTTATAGTAATCTTAGCTCTGCCCTTTCCTAGTCAAAAGTCCTTGGGCAAGTTGCCTAACTTCTGcctctcagtttcctgatctgcaAAATAAGGACCTCAGAGGGTAATTGAGAGGGTAAAATAAGTTAACATGTCTATCTTCTAGAacagctagagaaaaaaatgaagtagagTAAGTGAAAGGTTCCCCCTGCATGATCCTGCAAGATCACTACAATTCTGGTTACTCAAGACAGTGTTAAAAATGGTATGAATGATCTCTGTTCATTTCATAAgcatattagtcaggattctccagagggacagaactaatggaatatatgtATTGAACTCTTATGAAGACTTCTCAATGCTTGC
This window harbors:
- the SCFD2 gene encoding sec1 family domain-containing protein 2 isoform X5, with protein sequence MSASGVVSFTQQGWEQVLAKVKRAVVYLDTACAESLHWGCGSTCLLEAVGGPDCHLREFEADAVGGGAKQPKAVFVLSCLLKGRNVEILRDIICRSHFQYCVVVTTVSHAVHLTANHVPAAAAAEMEGQQPVFEQLEEKLCEWMGNMNYTAEVFHVPLLLAPVAPHFALTPAFASLFPLLPQDVHLLNSARPDKRKLGSLGDVDATALTPELLLQIRCLVSGLSSLCEHLGVREECFAVGSLSRVIAADLANYTPAKNRKKTAAGRASVVFVDRTLDLTGAVGHHGDNLVEKIISALPQLPGHTNDVMVNVVELTALHTEEENYNVVAPGCLSQSNDTTAKALWEALLNTKHKEAVMEVRRHLVEAASRENLPIKMSMGRVTPGQLMSYIQLFKNNLKALMNHCGLLQLGLATAQTLKHPQTAKWDNFLAFERLLLQSIGESAMSVVLNQLLPMIKPVTQRTNEDYSPEELLILLIYIYSVTGELTVDKDLCEAEEKVKKALAQVFCEESELSPLLQKITDGVVSKHRSASQNHLRWLLKIQLYRSYPRPTESES
- the SCFD2 gene encoding sec1 family domain-containing protein 2 isoform X6, producing the protein MSASGVVSFTQQGWEQVLAKVKRAVVYLDTACAESLHWGCGSTCLLEAVGGPDCHLREFEADAVGGGAKQPKAVFVLSCLLKGRNVEILRDIICRSHFQYCVVVTTVSHAVHLTANHVPAAAAAEMEGQQPVFEQLEEKLCEWMGNMNYTAEVFHVPLLLAPVAPHFALTPAFASLFPLLPQDVHLLNSARPDKRKLGSLGDVDATALTPELLLQIRCLVSGLSSLCEHLGVREECFAVGSLSRVIAADLANYTPAKNRKKTAAGRASVVFVDRTLDLTGAVGHHGDNLVEKIISALPQLPGHTNDVMVNVVELTALHTEEENYNVVAPGCLSQSNDTTAKALWEALLNTKHKEAVMEVRRHLVEAASRENLPIKMSMGRVTPGQLMSYIQLFKNNLKALMNHCGLLQLGLATAQTLKHPQTAKWDNFLAFERLLLQSIGESAMSVVLNQLLPMIKPVTQRTNEDYSPEELLILLIYIYSVTGELTVDKDLCEAEEKVKKALAQVFCEESELSPLLQKITGSHHHLRREAMESLTHLHPHGFKIALGQIPADKTI